The following nucleotide sequence is from Solidesulfovibrio carbinolicus.
CGGCGCGCCCTACCACCACTAACGCACAAGGATCACAGACCATGGCCCTGCCGCTGATTAACGCCGCCTATCTGGAAAAGCTGCGCGAATATTTCGTCTCCGGCGACATCGTTTTCGACTTCGAAAACGCCTCCGAAGCCGACAAGGGCGAGATTCTCGATTTCCTGGAGACCCTCATGGACCTGGCCGAGGCCGCCGACGCCACGGCCACCCGGCTCATTTTCAAGGACGCCTACCTGGCCTCGGCCCAGGGCGAAAACAGCGAAAGGTAACGTGTCTTGCCGGCGACCCGGTAGTCGCCAGCCGCCTTAAGGGCAAAGCCCGGCGGGATATCCTCGCCCTGTGGCGGCGTGCCCGTCATGGTCAGCACAGCCATGGGCCGAGGCACGAGCTCCCGGCAGATGGCCAAAAACTGCGGCCAGGGCGCGAAGGCACGGCTCAGGCACAGGATGAACGCGCCGGGATGAGCCGCCACAATGGGCGGCACAGTGGCCTCCACCCGACCCTCGGCGGCAACAAGGCCGGCAAAGCCCAGGCGCGCGGCGCATTCGCCAAGAAATACCGCCCGTTTTTGCCGGGCTTCGAGCAGATGATAGTCGCCCCGGTTCCAAAAGGCCCGCAGCGGCACGCCGGGCAGCCCGGCCCCGGCCCCGAAATCCAGGGATACGACAGGCTCGCCGACCGGCGGTAAAAACGCCGCGCCAGGGTCGGCCAGAAAATCGGCCACATGCCAGGAATCGGCGACGAGCGTTTCCAGTATCTCGCGCCAATCC
It contains:
- a CDS encoding 16S rRNA (guanine(527)-N(7))-methyltransferase RsmG, producing the protein MEQGQSGLDAAGVAQAAAGLGRALTPEQAEKLAGYLTLLTRWRGRVNLVGPSDWREILETLVADSWHVADFLADPGAAFLPPVGEPVVSLDFGAGAGLPGVPLRAFWNRGDYHLLEARQKRAVFLGECAARLGFAGLVAAEGRVEATVPPIVAAHPGAFILCLSRAFAPWPQFLAICRELVPRPMAVLTMTGTPPQGEDIPPGFALKAAGDYRVAGKTRYLSLFSPWAEAR